The following proteins are co-located in the Rhea pennata isolate bPtePen1 chromosome 2, bPtePen1.pri, whole genome shotgun sequence genome:
- the LOC134136452 gene encoding cytochrome c oxidase subunit 6C produces MSSALLPKPQMRRLLARRMKFHLFGAFFVSLGCAAVYKFTVAEPRKKAYAEFYKNYDPMKDFEAMRAAGVFESAEPK; encoded by the exons ATGTCATCTGCACTATTGCCTAAGCCGCAAATGAGGCGCCTTCTGGCCAGACGGATGAAGTTTCATCTCTTTGGGGCATTTTTTGTATCTCTAGGATGTGCAGCTGTGTACAAA TTTACTGTTGCTGAacccagaaaaaaagcttatgcAGAGTTCTATAAAAACTATGATCCTATGAAGGACTTTGAAGCTATGAGAGCAGCTGGTGTGTTTGAGTCTGCAGAGCCCAAATGA